In Betta splendens chromosome 19, fBetSpl5.4, whole genome shotgun sequence, the following proteins share a genomic window:
- the LOC114845350 gene encoding LOW QUALITY PROTEIN: medium-chain acyl-CoA ligase ACSF2, mitochondrial-like (The sequence of the model RefSeq protein was modified relative to this genomic sequence to represent the inferred CDS: inserted 1 base in 1 codon), giving the protein MIPRNALRSLTFKNSWSFSSASNGLRKSWTQNPGLTAASRGVHVDHPPIVPTLTTSYVHGTSSTSLLHATVGESLLSTVERWPDREALAFVDSGVRKTFAQFQQDVDQAAAGLLALGLRKGDRLGMWGPNTYEWVLFQLATAKAGIILVSVNPAYQLKEVEFALRKVGCKAIVCPTQFKTQKYCDMLRQICPEVESCSPGDLRSTPELRTVIVLDSRQAGMFHVEDVMQAGSSQHRQQLQDLQKKLSFDDPINIQFTSGTTGTPXGATLSHHNIVNNSYLVGKRLGYDWRPNTRICLPVPLYHCFGSVGGVMCMAVYGVSLVFPSAGYDAKANVKALESKRCTFVYGTPTMFVDMVNHPDLAKRDKLSLEGGIMAGSPCPPELVKKVISTMGVKGITVLYGSTENSPVTFCNSPSDNLDRRLETVGYIMDHLEAKVVNPSTGELVPLGMTGELMVRGHCVMLEYWDDEAKTRECITSQGWYKTGDLGSLDAYGCCRIDGRIKDMIIRGGENIYPAEIEQFLHTHPKVKEAQVIGVQDDRMGEEVCACIKLVDGQDCTAKEIRAYCEGQISHFKIPRYIHFVTSYPLTVTGKIQKHKLREETEKQLGLKREQ; this is encoded by the exons ATGATTCCCAGAAACGCGCTTCGTTCcttgacatttaaaaacagctgGAGTTTTTCTAGCGCTTCAAACGGGTTGCGGAAATCATGGACACAAAATCCAGGTTTAACTGCTGCAAGTCG aggTGTCCACGTGGACCATCCACCCATCGTCCCCACTCTCACCACCAGTTATGTCCACGGCACCTCGTCCACGTCCTTGCTCCACGCCACAGTGGGCGAGAGCCTGCTGAGCACCGTGGAGCGCTGGCCCGACAGAGAGGCCTTGGCTTTTGTAGACAGCGGAGTCCGCAAGACGTTTGCACAGTTTCAGCAGGAT GTggaccaggctgcagcaggCCTGCTGGCGCTCGGACTGAGGAAAGGAGACCGGCTCGGCATGTGGGGACCCAACACGTATGAATGGGTCCTGTTCCAGTTAGCAACAGCCAAAGCTGGGATTATTTTG GTGTCTGTGAATCCAGCCtaccagctgaaggaggtggagtTTGCCTTGCGAAAG GTTGGCTGTAAAGCTATAGTGTGCCCCACACAGTTTAAAACCCAGAAGTACTGTGACATGCTGAGACAAATCTGCCCAGAGGTTGAATCATGCAGCCCAGGAGACCTGAGGAGT ACTCCCGAGCTCCGCACTGTGATCGTCCTGGACAGTCGACAAGCAGGAATGTTCCACGTTGAGGACGTGATGCAGGCGGGCAGCAGCcagcacaggcagcagctgcaggacctgCAGAAGAAGCTGTCGTTCGACGACCCCATTAACATCCAGTTCACTTCG GGAACCACTGGGACTC AAGGAGCCACCTTGTCTCATCACAACATTGTCAACAACTCCTACTTGGTTGGTAAAAGATTGGGATACGACTGGAGG CCCAACACCcgcatctgtctgcctgtgcccTTGTACCACTGCTTTGGTTCTGTGGGTGGCGTCATGTGTATGGCCGTGTACGGCGTCTCCCTGGTGTTTCCCTCTGCGGGCTATGATGCCAAGGCCAACGTCAAAGCTCTGGAGAGCAAAAG ATGCACCTTTGTTTACGGCACCCCCACCATGTTTGTCGACATGGTGAACCACCCTGATTTGGCTAAACGTGACAAGTTGTCATTGGAGGGAG GCATCATGGCTGGTTCCCCTTGTCCTCCAGAGCTCGTGAAGAAGGTCATTTCCACAATGGGTGTTAAAGGAATAACG gtgttGTATGGAAGCACAGAGAACAGCCCTGTCACCTTCTGCAACTCCCCCTCAGACAACCTGGATCGGAGGTTGGAGACTGTGGGCTACATCATGGATCACTTGGAG GCAAAAGTAGTGAACCCTAGCACTGGAGAACTCGTACCCCTGGGAATGACGGGGGAGCTGATGGTCAGAGGACACTGTGTGATGCTGGAGTACTGGGACGACGAAGCCAAAACAAGGGAGTGTATCACAAGTCAGGGCTGGTACAAAACAGG AGACCTCGGCAGCTTGGACGCGTACGGCTGCTGTCGAATCGACGGCAGGATCAAAGACATGAtcatcagaggaggagagaacatTTACCCGGCTGAGATCGAACAGTTCCTGCACACGCACCCCAAAGTGAAGGAGGCTCAG GTAATTGGAGTTCAGGACGATCGTATGGGTGAGGAGGTGTGTGCCTGTATCAAACTGGTGGACGGGCAGGACTGCACTGCAAAGGAAATCAGAGCTTACTGCGAGGGACAG ATCTCTCACTTCAAGATTCCGCGCTACATCCATTTTGTCACCAGCTACCCGCTCACTGTTACTGGAAAG ATCCAGAAACACAAACTACGGGAGGAAACCGAGAAGCAGCTGGGACTGAAGAGGGAACAATGA
- the LOC114846466 gene encoding interferon a3-like has translation MLSRTLLLCLLAAAFSTGSSLRCKWMDHKFRQCSENCLNLLETMANNSTNTTGHAAVTFPTDLYSQASKASAEDKVGFTVQVLEEVVVLFEEDHSSASWEQVTVENFLSVVTRQAEGLRSCVSTGSHKKNKKLQMYFKRLSRHVLEQMDHSAESWELIRKQIKTHLMRTDLLISSLLTVN, from the exons ATGCTCAGCAGGACtttgcttctctgcctcttgGCCGCTGCGTTCAGCACAGGCTCCTCTCTGAGATGCAAATGGATGGATCACAAATTCAGACAGTGCAGCGAAAACTGCCTGAATCTACTGGAAACTATG GCTAATAACTCCACTAACACCACTGGACACGCTGCAGTGACCTTCCCTACTGACCTGTACAGCCAGGCGTCCAAGGCTTCA GCTGAGGATAAAGTTGGTTTCACAGTTCAGGttctggaggaggtggtggttctgtttgAGGAGGACCACAGCTCTGCATCCTGGGAACAGGTCACAGTGGAGAACTTCCTCAGCGTTGTAACTCGGCAGGCCGAAGGCCTCCGCTCCTGTGTGAGT ACTGGGAGccacaagaagaacaagaagctgCAGATGTATTTTAAGAGACTCTCACGCCATGTCCTAGAGCAAATG GACCACAGTGCTGAATCCTGGGAACTGATCAGGAAGCAAATCAAAACCCATCTGATGAGAACAGACCTTCTGATTTCATCTCTGCTCACTGTCAACTAA
- the LOC114845348 gene encoding testis-expressed protein 47 isoform X2, with product MASTQKLRNFKTREFRDTGLEERDQKTMFEFGFYGNMREKIVLQQLIVIARLPYGADGTELGAHYEKLNFQLSKQYIWDNITGLLLLYPTCLLHIIESSRDILVSVLKDLRDLQQQTDNALLKAPKVVFMAHDSQSRLFHQWSYKMLEAAQMQHRPKRLQEEEESTATMVCTVLSALQSLSKHPDISRKALPGSVLDKNPELSVPQEILEALLNRDELQNPQQYLQLYNSPLNVSMDFGCATTDESWDVLGASSPGGWNH from the exons ATGGCCTCTACGCAAAAACTTAGAAACTTTAAAACTCGGGAATTCAGAGACACCGGGTTGGAAGAGAGAGACCAGAAGACAATGTTTGAGTTTGGGTTTTACGGGAATATGAGAGAG AAGATCGTGTTACAGCAGCTTATAGTGATTGCACGGCTCCCCTACGGTGCTGACGGGACCGAGCTGGGAG CTCATTATGAAAAACTCAATTTCCAGCTGAGTAAGCAGTACATATGGGACAATATCACGGGTTTGCTATTGCTCTATCCAACCTGTCTGCTTCATATTATTGAG TCATCCAGGGACAttcttgtttctgttttgaaaGACCTCAGGGATCTGCAACAACAGACAGACAA TGCTTTGCTCAAAGCACCCAAGGTTGTTTTCATGGCACATGACTCACAAAGCAGGCTGTTCCATCAGTGGAGCTACAAG ATGTTGGAAGCAGCTCAGATGCAACACAGACCTAAGAGgcttcaggaggaggaagagagcacAGCGACTATGGTCTGCACTGTCCTGTCAGCACTACAGAGTTTGAGCAAGCACCCTGACATATCTAGGAAG GCTCTTCCTGGCTCAGTCTTGGATAAGAATCCAGAGCTGAGTGTCCCTCAGGAGATTCTAGAAGCGCTGCTGAATCGAGATGAGCTCCAGAATCCACAACAGTACCTTCAACTGTACAACTCCCCCTTAAATGTCAGCATGGACTTTG GTTGTGCCACCACAGATGAATCCTGGGATGTCCTGGGAGCGTCGTCACCTGGAGGCTGGAACCACTGA
- the ndel1a gene encoding nuclear distribution protein nudE-like 1-A isoform X3, with the protein MEVDATPKFSSKDEEINFWKSLYLKYKKSCQEAQEELLEFQEGSRELEAELEVQLGQAEHRMKDLQSENQRLKNEVETLKDKLEHQCSQSYKQVSVLEDDLSQTRSIKEQLHKYVRELEQSNDDLERAKRATIVSLENFEQRLNQAIERNAFLESELDEKESLLVSVQRLKDEARDLRQELAVRERQADVGRMSAPSSPTQDSVKMDTAVQASLSLPATPLSKGLDRAFADPTVLSNGYGSNSPLTPSARISALNIVSDLLRKVGALESKLAACRNFAKDQKARKACPLDNSNTLNANTTAYSQSLHTSYYDKARTVNGLEPGTLTAITTAPAASSPGLVPLAV; encoded by the exons ATGGAAGTGGATGCTACACCGAAATTTTCCTCCAAAGATGAGGAAATAAACTTCTGGAAGTCTCTTTACCTCAAGTACAAGAAAAG CTGCCAggaggctcaggaggagctgctggagtttcAGGAGGGGAgcagggagctggaggcggagctggaggtGCAGCTGGGCCAGGCCGAGCATCGCATGAAGGACCTGCAGTCTGAGAACCAAAGACTCAAGAATGAGGTGGAGACACTTAAG GACAAGCTGGAGCATCAGTGCTCTCAGAGCTACAAGCAGGTCTCCGTGCTGGAGGACGACCTGAGCCAGACGCGCAGCATCAAGGAGCAGCTCCACAAATACGTCCGGGAGCTGGAACAGTCCAACGACGACTTGGAAAGAGCCAAGAG AGCTACTATCGTGTCTCTGGAGAACTTTGAGCAGCGCCTGAACCAGGCCATCGAGCGGAACGCCTTCCTGGAGAGCGAGCTGGACGAGAAGGAGTCTCTGCTGGTGTCCGTGCAGCGGCTGAAGGACGAGGCCAGAG ACCTGCGGCAGGAGCTGGCCGTGCGAGAGCGGCAGGCGGACGTGGGCCGCATGTCGGCGCCGAGCTCGCCCACGCAGGACAGCGTGAAGATGGACACGGCGGTGCAGGCCTCGCTGTCCCTCCCCGCGACGCCGCTCAGCAAAGGGCTGGACCGCGCCTTCGCCGACCCCACAG TGCTCTCCAACGGCTACGGCAGCAACTCGCCGCTGACGCCCTCCGCCAGGATATCGGCCCTCAACATCGTCAGCGACCTGCTCCGGAAGGTCGGG GCTCTGGAGTCCAAACTCGCCGCCTGCAGGAACTTCGCCAAGGACCAGAAGGCCAGGAAGGCGTGCCCGCTGGACAACAGCAACACGCTCAACGCAAACACCACCGCCTACTCCCAGTCGCTGCACACGTCATACTACGACAAAGC CAGGACGGTGAACGGGTTGGAACCTGGTACCCTGACGGCCATCACCACCgctcccgccgcctcctccccggGCTTGGTGCCGCTCGCTGTGTGA
- the LOC129603442 gene encoding interferon a3-like has product MFSRILFLCLFVALSGTCSSLTCKWLHHNFRRYSERSMELLDSMGGPYIETTDRRDNETVPFPYPLYKQASSASAGDKLDFIVQVFEEVGALFKEDHKSVSWDKGHVEKFRMVINGQAEGFSKCIHNQRTPNKGLSDYFKALSHNILKRNGHRAEAWELIRNQIKHHLWRTDIVISSLFSAKS; this is encoded by the exons ATGTTCAGCAGGattctgtttctctgcctgtttgTCGCTCTGAGCGGCACGTGCTCGTCTCTAACGTGCAAATGGTTGCATCACAATTTCAGGCGGTACAGTGAGAGATCTATGGAGCTCCTTGATTCTATG GGTGGTCCCTACATTGAAACCACTGACAGGAGGGACAACGAGACTGTGCCTTTTCCGTATCCACTGTACAAACAGGCGTCCAGTGCATCG GCTGGGGATAAACTTGACTTCATAGTTCAGGTCTTTGAGGAGGTGGGTGCCCTGTTTAAGGAGGACCACAAATCTGTGTCCTGGGACAAGGGCCACGTGGAGAAATTTCGCATGGTTATAAACGGACAGGCTGAAGGCTTCAGCAAATGC ATCCACAACCAGAGGACGCCGAACAAGGGGCTTAGCGATTATTTTAAGGCTCTGTCACATAACATCCTGAAAAGAAAC GGCCACAGAGCTGAAGCCTGGGAACTGATCAGGaatcaaatcaaacaccatCTGTGGAGGACAGACATTGTGATTTCATCTCTGTTCAGTGCTAAGAGTTAA
- the LOC114845348 gene encoding testis-expressed protein 47 isoform X1 produces MGQRRNLDVDTEPEKLMEKRTEEEKTGSSLFHLLMAQKKEMEEDVKIVLQQLIVIARLPYGADGTELGAHYEKLNFQLSKQYIWDNITGLLLLYPTCLLHIIESSRDILVSVLKDLRDLQQQTDNALLKAPKVVFMAHDSQSRLFHQWSYKMLEAAQMQHRPKRLQEEEESTATMVCTVLSALQSLSKHPDISRKALPGSVLDKNPELSVPQEILEALLNRDELQNPQQYLQLYNSPLNVSMDFGCATTDESWDVLGASSPGGWNH; encoded by the exons ATGGGACAAAGGAGAAATCTAGACGTAGATACAGAGCCAGAAAAGCTAATGGAGAAAAGAACGGAAGAGGAGAAAACTGGGAGTAGTTTGTTTCACCTGCTTATGGCACAAaagaaggagatggaggaagatgtG AAGATCGTGTTACAGCAGCTTATAGTGATTGCACGGCTCCCCTACGGTGCTGACGGGACCGAGCTGGGAG CTCATTATGAAAAACTCAATTTCCAGCTGAGTAAGCAGTACATATGGGACAATATCACGGGTTTGCTATTGCTCTATCCAACCTGTCTGCTTCATATTATTGAG TCATCCAGGGACAttcttgtttctgttttgaaaGACCTCAGGGATCTGCAACAACAGACAGACAA TGCTTTGCTCAAAGCACCCAAGGTTGTTTTCATGGCACATGACTCACAAAGCAGGCTGTTCCATCAGTGGAGCTACAAG ATGTTGGAAGCAGCTCAGATGCAACACAGACCTAAGAGgcttcaggaggaggaagagagcacAGCGACTATGGTCTGCACTGTCCTGTCAGCACTACAGAGTTTGAGCAAGCACCCTGACATATCTAGGAAG GCTCTTCCTGGCTCAGTCTTGGATAAGAATCCAGAGCTGAGTGTCCCTCAGGAGATTCTAGAAGCGCTGCTGAATCGAGATGAGCTCCAGAATCCACAACAGTACCTTCAACTGTACAACTCCCCCTTAAATGTCAGCATGGACTTTG GTTGTGCCACCACAGATGAATCCTGGGATGTCCTGGGAGCGTCGTCACCTGGAGGCTGGAACCACTGA
- the ndel1a gene encoding nuclear distribution protein nudE-like 1-A isoform X2: MEVDATPKFSSKDEEINFWKSLYLKYKKSCQEAQEELLEFQEGSRELEAELEVQLGQAEHRMKDLQSENQRLKNEVETLKDKLEHQCSQSYKQVSVLEDDLSQTRSIKEQLHKYVRELEQSNDDLERAKRATIVSLENFEQRLNQAIERNAFLESELDEKESLLVSVQRLKDEARDLRQELAVRERQADVGRMSAPSSPTQDSVKMDTAVQASLSLPATPLSKGLDRAFADPTVLSNGYGSNSPLTPSARISALNIVSDLLRKVGALESKLAACRNFAKDQKARKACPLDNSNTLNANTTAYSQSLHTSYYDKATEMVTFPAVILAGR; encoded by the exons ATGGAAGTGGATGCTACACCGAAATTTTCCTCCAAAGATGAGGAAATAAACTTCTGGAAGTCTCTTTACCTCAAGTACAAGAAAAG CTGCCAggaggctcaggaggagctgctggagtttcAGGAGGGGAgcagggagctggaggcggagctggaggtGCAGCTGGGCCAGGCCGAGCATCGCATGAAGGACCTGCAGTCTGAGAACCAAAGACTCAAGAATGAGGTGGAGACACTTAAG GACAAGCTGGAGCATCAGTGCTCTCAGAGCTACAAGCAGGTCTCCGTGCTGGAGGACGACCTGAGCCAGACGCGCAGCATCAAGGAGCAGCTCCACAAATACGTCCGGGAGCTGGAACAGTCCAACGACGACTTGGAAAGAGCCAAGAG AGCTACTATCGTGTCTCTGGAGAACTTTGAGCAGCGCCTGAACCAGGCCATCGAGCGGAACGCCTTCCTGGAGAGCGAGCTGGACGAGAAGGAGTCTCTGCTGGTGTCCGTGCAGCGGCTGAAGGACGAGGCCAGAG ACCTGCGGCAGGAGCTGGCCGTGCGAGAGCGGCAGGCGGACGTGGGCCGCATGTCGGCGCCGAGCTCGCCCACGCAGGACAGCGTGAAGATGGACACGGCGGTGCAGGCCTCGCTGTCCCTCCCCGCGACGCCGCTCAGCAAAGGGCTGGACCGCGCCTTCGCCGACCCCACAG TGCTCTCCAACGGCTACGGCAGCAACTCGCCGCTGACGCCCTCCGCCAGGATATCGGCCCTCAACATCGTCAGCGACCTGCTCCGGAAGGTCGGG GCTCTGGAGTCCAAACTCGCCGCCTGCAGGAACTTCGCCAAGGACCAGAAGGCCAGGAAGGCGTGCCCGCTGGACAACAGCAACACGCTCAACGCAAACACCACCGCCTACTCCCAGTCGCTGCACACGTCATACTACGACAAAGC GACAGAGATGGTCACATTCCCCGCGGTGATTCTGG CAGGACGGTGA
- the ndel1a gene encoding nuclear distribution protein nudE-like 1-A isoform X1, producing MEVDATPKFSSKDEEINFWKSLYLKYKKSCQEAQEELLEFQEGSRELEAELEVQLGQAEHRMKDLQSENQRLKNEVETLKDKLEHQCSQSYKQVSVLEDDLSQTRSIKEQLHKYVRELEQSNDDLERAKRATIVSLENFEQRLNQAIERNAFLESELDEKESLLVSVQRLKDEARDLRQELAVRERQADVGRMSAPSSPTQDSVKMDTAVQASLSLPATPLSKGLDRAFADPTVLSNGYGSNSPLTPSARISALNIVSDLLRKVGALESKLAACRNFAKDQKARKACPLDNSNTLNANTTAYSQSLHTSYYDKATVNGLEPGTLTAITTAPAASSPGLVPLAV from the exons ATGGAAGTGGATGCTACACCGAAATTTTCCTCCAAAGATGAGGAAATAAACTTCTGGAAGTCTCTTTACCTCAAGTACAAGAAAAG CTGCCAggaggctcaggaggagctgctggagtttcAGGAGGGGAgcagggagctggaggcggagctggaggtGCAGCTGGGCCAGGCCGAGCATCGCATGAAGGACCTGCAGTCTGAGAACCAAAGACTCAAGAATGAGGTGGAGACACTTAAG GACAAGCTGGAGCATCAGTGCTCTCAGAGCTACAAGCAGGTCTCCGTGCTGGAGGACGACCTGAGCCAGACGCGCAGCATCAAGGAGCAGCTCCACAAATACGTCCGGGAGCTGGAACAGTCCAACGACGACTTGGAAAGAGCCAAGAG AGCTACTATCGTGTCTCTGGAGAACTTTGAGCAGCGCCTGAACCAGGCCATCGAGCGGAACGCCTTCCTGGAGAGCGAGCTGGACGAGAAGGAGTCTCTGCTGGTGTCCGTGCAGCGGCTGAAGGACGAGGCCAGAG ACCTGCGGCAGGAGCTGGCCGTGCGAGAGCGGCAGGCGGACGTGGGCCGCATGTCGGCGCCGAGCTCGCCCACGCAGGACAGCGTGAAGATGGACACGGCGGTGCAGGCCTCGCTGTCCCTCCCCGCGACGCCGCTCAGCAAAGGGCTGGACCGCGCCTTCGCCGACCCCACAG TGCTCTCCAACGGCTACGGCAGCAACTCGCCGCTGACGCCCTCCGCCAGGATATCGGCCCTCAACATCGTCAGCGACCTGCTCCGGAAGGTCGGG GCTCTGGAGTCCAAACTCGCCGCCTGCAGGAACTTCGCCAAGGACCAGAAGGCCAGGAAGGCGTGCCCGCTGGACAACAGCAACACGCTCAACGCAAACACCACCGCCTACTCCCAGTCGCTGCACACGTCATACTACGACAAAGC GACGGTGAACGGGTTGGAACCTGGTACCCTGACGGCCATCACCACCgctcccgccgcctcctccccggGCTTGGTGCCGCTCGCTGTGTGA
- the LOC129603443 gene encoding interferon a3-like → MLSRTLLLCLLAAAFSTGSSLRCKWMDHKFRQCSENCLNLLETMANNSTNTTGHAAVTFPTDLYSQASKASAEDKVGFTVQVLEEVVVLFEEDHSSASWEQVTVENFLSVVTRQAEGLRSCTGSHKKNKKLQMYFKRLSRHVLEQMDHSAESWELIRKQIKTHLMRTDLLISSLLTVN, encoded by the exons ATGCTCAGCAGGACtttgcttctctgcctcttgGCCGCTGCGTTCAGCACAGGCTCCTCTCTGAGATGCAAATGGATGGATCACAAATTCAGACAGTGCAGCGAAAACTGCCTGAATCTACTGGAAACTATG GCTAATAACTCCACTAACACCACTGGACACGCTGCAGTGACCTTCCCTACTGACCTGTACAGCCAGGCGTCCAAGGCTTCA GCTGAGGATAAAGTTGGTTTCACAGTTCAGGttctggaggaggtggtggttctgtttgAGGAGGACCACAGCTCTGCATCCTGGGAGCAGGTCACAGTGGAGAACTTCCTCAGCGTTGTAACTCGGCAGGCCGAAGGCCTCCGCTCCTGT ACTGGGAGccacaagaagaacaagaagctgCAGATGTATTTTAAGAGACTCTCACGCCATGTCCTAGAGCAAATG GACCACAGTGCTGAATCCTGGGAACTGATCAGGAAGCAAATCAAAACCCATCTGATGAGAACAGACCTTCTGATTTCATCTCTGCTCACTGTCAACTAA
- the armc7 gene encoding armadillo repeat-containing protein 7: MCSKTNEGSDRFEYLQTLVTEFQDTDSEEAKEQVLANLANFAYDPKNMEHLRELQVTDLFLDMLTEENHNFVEFGMGGLCNLSMDPECRDIILQNSGISLVTNCLSSQREETVLSAVTTLMNLITHSSRSDITNPAILQCMLRFSLSESPRLRNLAAVFLQDCCTEEQVARVEQQMHGQQTAVGIPLPKD; encoded by the exons ATGTGCAGCAAAACCAACGAAGGTTCGGACCGGTTTGAATATTTACAAACGCTGGTCACTGAGTTTCAAGACACCGATAGTGAAG AAGCCAAGGAGCAAGTGCTAGCCAACCTGGCCAACTTTGCGTATGACCCCAAGAACATGGAGCATCTGAGGGAGCTGCAAGTGACCGACCTCTTTTTGGACATGTTGACTGAGGAGAACCACAACTTTGTGGAGTTCGGGATGG GGGGACTGTGTAACCTTAGTATGGACCCAGAATGCAGAGACATCATCTTACAGAACAGTGGGATCAGCTTGGTCACCAACTGCCTGTCAAGCCAGAGGGAGGAGACCGTCCTGTCGGCCGTCACCACCCTCATGAACCTCATAACCCACTCGTCGCGCTCTGACATCACCAACCCAGCCATCCTGCAGTGTATGCTACGCTTCTCCCTCTCGGAGAGCCCCCGTCTTCgtaacctggctgctgtgtttctccAGGACTGCTGCACGGAGGAGCAGGTGGCTCGGGTGGAGCAGCAGATGCACGGACAGCAGACAGCAGTAGGGATCCCACTGCCCAAGGATTAA